One window of Theileria equi strain WA chromosome 2 map unlocalized gcontig_1105316255051, whole genome shotgun sequence genomic DNA carries:
- a CDS encoding conserved hypothetical protein (encoded by transcript BEWA_045030A), whose protein sequence is MTEFQGRGHLLDGGFSLPFYPYRSYIKYIYKIVVFQAALCYILYSLGVTFSLASYHDHLTALYTLFFGIAVLLYESNSPFSGLITVILPAIEEDMVKHALYFLVGVPNIFCFESFYFQLGSIIFAVVGLLGAATSFRYGNLLGTYLAASELPTTE, encoded by the exons ATGACTGAATTTCAGGGCAGAGGCCACTTACTTGACGGTGGCTTTAGCCTTCCATTTTATCCATATCGCTCATATATCaaatacatttataaaatcgTAGTCTTTCAAGCTGCACTGTGCTACATTCTGTATTCACTGGGCGTAACGTTCTCCCTCGCTTCTTACCATGATCATCTGACCGCCCTTTATACACTGTTCTTTGGTATCGCTGTTCTATTATATGAATCGAATTCACCATTTTCTGGGCTAATCACCGTAATTCTCCCCGCCATAG AGGAAGACATGGTCAAGCACGCCCTTTACTTCCTAGTTGGAGTTCCAAACATCTTCTGCTTCGAGAGTTTTTACTTCCAACTTGGTTCTATCATATTCGCGGTCGTTGGACTCCTCGGGGCAGCAACTTCCTTCAGGTATGGAAATCTGCTCGGAACTTACTTGGCAGCCAGTGAGCTTCCAACCACAGAATAG
- a CDS encoding conserved hypothetical protein (encoded by transcript BEWA_045040A) has translation MFVNNLCKRLFSTRSYKPPTKEIIHPYVNEPEHLSLTPRYKTAVLTGPQQFIPKDYYKDLRLEVTRSGQYLGEDFPYNFLRADKVWRNRKYNVKINPVPNEISRVKCVTFYKRLQVWAAHWMENGIFRSRWFRCAYGFQRAKTAAEEFRKTLIMAGRVDNMKTESQKRLDSEKLKSLRLLKKKRFEFVIKRKL, from the exons ATGTTTGTGAATAATTTATGTAAAAGGCTCTTTTCTACAAGAAGCTACAAGCCTCCTACAAAGGAAATAATACATCCATACGTCAATG AACCGGAACATTTGAGCTTAACTCCCAGGTACAAGACGGCAGTACTAACCGGACCTCAACAGTTCATACCAAAAGACTACTACAAGGATCTG CGATTGGAAGTCACCAGAAGTGGTCAATATTTGGGTGAAGACTTCCCATATAACTTCCTACGCGCAGATAAAGTCTGGAGAAATCGCAAATATAATGTCAAAATAAACCCAGTCCCCAATGAAATTTCCAGGGTCAAATGTGTTACCTTCTACAAGAG GCTACAAGTCTGGGCAGCCCATTGGATGGAGAATGGGATTTTTAGGAGCCGTTGGTTTAGATGTGCGTACGGTTTTCAAAGAGCTAAAACTGCCGCTGAGGAGTTTAGGAAAACTCTTATAATGGCTGGAAGAGTTGATAACATGAAAACCGAAAGCCAAAAGCGTCTAGACTCGGAAAAGTTGAAATCGCTACGCTTActcaaaaagaagagattcGAGTTTGTCATCAAGAGAAAACTATAA
- a CDS encoding vacuolar ATP synthase subunit E, putative (encoded by transcript BEWA_045050A) — translation MDALEAQNQIKQMVNFILNEAKDKAEEIESGAIEEFNIEKLTLFQQKKDEVRSRIAKRINALKLEKIRSRNKELKDISDKLLRYQCDVIDEITQSALGKLKDLVADAQEYKKVLIMLILSGCFALDTENVLVRCRTSDVDIVESVLSDVRDEYERIVQERQRIQKSINISVDRKVSLSEDMFGVVLTTQDGTIECDSTLNNRLNRCCRALIPELKAQLFTSSTVQ, via the exons ATG GATGCCCTTGAAGCCCAAAACCAAATCAAGCAAATGGTGAATTTTATACTAAATGAAGCCAAGGACAAAGCTGAAGAAATAGAATCTGGCGCTATTGAGGAGTTTAACATCGAGAAACTTACGTTGTTCCAGCAAAAGAAAGATGAAGTACGATCTAGAATAGCAAAGAGAATAAACGCTCTCAAATTGGAAAAGATCAGGTCGAGAAACAAGGAACTTAAAGATATAAGTGACAAATTGTTGCGTTATCAGTGTGATGTTATCGATGAAATTACCCAGTCAGCCCTAGGAAAGCTAAAGGACCTGGTGGCTGATGCACAAGAGTACAAAAAGGTTCTTATAATGTTAATACTATCAGGATGTTTTGCATTGGATACGGAGAATGTCCTAGTCAGGTGCAGAACTTCTGATGTGGATATCGTGGAATCTGTCCTATCGGATGTTAGAGATGAGTACGAGAGAATTGTCCAAGAGAGACAGAGGATACAAAAGTCCATTAACATAAGCGTCGATAGGAAAGTTTCCCTCTCTGAAGATATGTTTGGTGTTGTCTTGACTACTCAGGATGGGACCATTGAATGTGACTCCACCTTGAATAACCGATTGAACAGATGTTGCAGGGCTCTCATTCCAGAACTGAAGGCACAGCTCTTTACGTCATCTACAGTTCAATGA